The Moraxella haemolytica genome window below encodes:
- a CDS encoding N-acetylmuramidase family protein — MKLLKYGNKGEQVERLQVKLNENGAKLAVDGDFGRATEKAVMAFQRSAGLAVDGVVGIKTWQALYGEPSIHLLSMADYETAANELGVPVNVVQAFAKVESRGAGFFGVDQPAILFERHVFYRLLKSKYGKNTADTLAQRHPNIISTKTGGYKGGASEYVRLNFAKTIDKDLAYSSASWGMFQVMGENWQVLGYASVDEFVSLMRQGESHHLDAFVRFCKTKKGLLDALQTGDWDKVFTLYNGRAYKKHGYDYKFLRELRRLELISEKA, encoded by the coding sequence ATGAAGCTACTTAAATACGGAAACAAGGGCGAACAAGTCGAACGGCTACAAGTCAAACTGAACGAAAATGGTGCCAAACTTGCCGTTGATGGTGATTTTGGGCGTGCTACCGAAAAGGCGGTGATGGCATTTCAGCGGTCGGCTGGCTTGGCGGTAGATGGTGTGGTCGGCATCAAGACATGGCAGGCATTGTATGGCGAACCGTCCATACATCTGTTGTCTATGGCAGACTATGAGACAGCCGCCAATGAGCTTGGTGTGCCTGTCAATGTGGTGCAGGCTTTTGCAAAAGTAGAAAGTCGTGGTGCAGGATTTTTCGGTGTTGATCAGCCTGCAATTTTGTTTGAGCGTCATGTTTTTTATCGTTTGCTCAAGTCCAAATATGGCAAAAATACAGCGGATACACTTGCCCAACGCCACCCAAATATCATCAGCACCAAAACGGGTGGATATAAGGGCGGTGCGTCAGAATATGTGCGACTTAATTTTGCAAAAACCATTGATAAAGATTTGGCGTACAGTTCAGCAAGTTGGGGCATGTTTCAGGTCATGGGTGAGAATTGGCAAGTATTGGGGTATGCGTCTGTTGATGAATTTGTATCTTTGATGCGACAAGGCGAGTCGCATCATCTTGATGCTTTTGTTCGATTTTGTAAGACCAAAAAAGGCTTGCTTGATGCCCTGCAAACAGGCGACTGGGACAAAGTATTTACGCTGTATAATGGCAGGGCTTATAAGAAGCATGGCTATGACTACAAGTTCTTGCGTGAGCTACGCCGATTGGAGTTAATCAGTGAAAAAGCCTGA
- a CDS encoding tail protein X — protein sequence MNRIIYSIQNDSIDAISHRYYGKSVVEQILAVNPHLAKEDVILPIGTKVILPSLITTNPVKQTIQLWS from the coding sequence ATGAACCGCATTATTTATAGCATACAAAACGACAGTATCGATGCCATCAGCCATCGCTACTATGGCAAATCGGTCGTTGAGCAGATATTGGCGGTCAATCCGCACCTTGCCAAAGAAGATGTCATCTTGCCCATTGGCACAAAAGTCATCTTGCCTAGTCTTATCACAACCAACCCTGTCAAACAAACCATTCAACTATGGAGCTAA
- a CDS encoding head completion/stabilization protein: MSLIAGGDLSTALSDISGGEFFPSISVADVRDFVRIDGSVTDFRLQQLILEEVLDVQRLLMPLVGQAQRLTDLSTVRLDGRPSHEIWYFSAIANGVGAKVCEKYRNYDTTNKGYDKAYELSATIDEYRRNKMWAIAQMQGRNQTVVELI; this comes from the coding sequence ATGAGTTTGATTGCTGGTGGTGACTTATCCACAGCCTTGTCAGATATTAGTGGCGGGGAGTTTTTTCCGTCGATCAGCGTGGCGGATGTGCGTGATTTTGTGCGTATCGATGGCTCGGTGACTGATTTTCGCTTGCAGCAGCTCATCTTAGAAGAGGTGCTGGATGTACAAAGATTGTTGATGCCATTGGTAGGTCAGGCACAACGATTGACCGACTTATCCACAGTACGGCTCGATGGTCGCCCATCGCATGAGATTTGGTACTTTAGTGCCATTGCCAACGGCGTGGGGGCGAAAGTGTGCGAAAAATATCGCAACTACGACACGACAAACAAGGGCTATGACAAAGCCTACGAGCTGTCAGCAACCATTGATGAATATCGCCGTAATAAAATGTGGGCAATCGCCCAAATGCAGGGGCGTAATCAGACAGTGGTGGAGCTGATATGA
- the gpM gene encoding phage terminase small subunit has product MNLARAHFERQNAKQTAEKMAVYGEMQHATTYELKLANLANDKHRLKQLQSLELKNDLKTRLIDDYIPYCEGVLSSGGGVQDEVLMTIMVWCIDLRRYDFALKIARYALQHELIMPDNFKRCVACVVVEEIAEIEIKRLKQDESAAIDTLESLHELLNDDSLSKTARDMPDEVRAKLYLAIGRHYLMQAKEIGKGADLAVNALSAALSLHDKCGGKSDLAQAKKLAAA; this is encoded by the coding sequence ATGAACCTTGCTAGGGCACATTTTGAACGCCAAAATGCCAAACAAACCGCCGAAAAAATGGCGGTCTATGGCGAAATGCAACATGCAACGACTTATGAGCTAAAGCTTGCCAATCTTGCCAATGATAAGCACAGACTAAAACAGCTTCAGAGTTTGGAGCTTAAAAATGATTTGAAGACCAGACTTATTGATGACTACATCCCTTATTGTGAAGGGGTGTTGTCGTCAGGTGGGGGCGTACAAGACGAAGTGCTGATGACAATCATGGTGTGGTGTATCGATTTGCGTCGTTATGATTTCGCTCTTAAGATTGCTAGATACGCACTACAACATGAACTCATCATGCCTGATAATTTTAAGCGTTGCGTGGCTTGTGTTGTTGTTGAAGAGATTGCTGAGATTGAGATTAAAAGACTCAAGCAAGATGAATCAGCAGCGATTGACACCCTAGAGTCATTGCACGAATTGCTCAATGACGACAGTCTATCAAAGACAGCGCGTGATATGCCAGATGAAGTTCGTGCCAAGCTATATCTTGCCATCGGTCGTCATTATTTGATGCAAGCCAAAGAAATAGGCAAAGGGGCAGATTTGGCAGTCAATGCGTTGTCTGCGGCACTGTCTTTACATGATAAATGTGGCGGCAAGTCAGACTTGGCACAAGCCAAAAAATTAGCCGCTGCTTAA
- a CDS encoding phage major capsid protein, P2 family: protein MRNETRVLFSQAMASLAAINKVNSVHEKFTVEPSVQQTLETKIQESSDFLGKINTYLVREMKGQGIGLGVTRPIASRTDTQAKDRQPIDPTMLDSRQYECTKTNFDTAIAYAKLDQWAKFPDFYAKFRDVIVKRQALDRIMIGFNGVKVAKETDFSTNQLLQDVNIGWLQHQRTENESRTLKAGKDSQKIKIGKTEECDYHNLDALVMNLVDEMIDPWHQNNPDLVVITSRKMVADKYFPLVNKEQPNSESLAADTIIAQKRMGNLPVYAVPFFPEGTVLVTTFDNLSIYVQEGARRRTIVDNAKRDQIENYESSNEGYFIEDLGLAAMAENIEIVKE from the coding sequence ATGCGTAACGAAACACGAGTATTATTCAGTCAAGCGATGGCGAGCCTAGCTGCCATCAATAAGGTCAATTCGGTTCACGAAAAATTCACAGTTGAGCCATCTGTACAACAGACCTTAGAAACCAAAATTCAAGAATCCAGCGACTTTTTGGGCAAAATTAATACCTATCTGGTGCGTGAAATGAAAGGTCAGGGCATCGGACTTGGCGTTACTCGTCCGATTGCCAGCCGTACTGACACGCAGGCAAAAGACCGCCAGCCGATTGATCCGACCATGCTGGATTCTCGCCAGTACGAATGCACCAAGACCAATTTTGATACGGCGATTGCTTATGCCAAGCTCGATCAATGGGCGAAATTCCCTGATTTTTATGCCAAATTCCGTGATGTCATCGTCAAGCGACAAGCCCTAGATCGCATCATGATCGGCTTTAATGGCGTTAAAGTCGCCAAAGAGACTGATTTTAGCACCAATCAACTTTTGCAAGATGTCAATATCGGCTGGTTACAGCACCAGCGTACCGAGAACGAGTCTCGCACGCTCAAAGCTGGCAAAGACAGCCAAAAAATCAAAATCGGCAAAACCGAAGAATGCGACTATCACAACCTAGACGCACTGGTGATGAATTTGGTTGATGAGATGATTGACCCATGGCATCAAAATAACCCTGATTTGGTGGTGATTACCAGTCGCAAGATGGTGGCGGATAAATATTTCCCACTGGTCAATAAAGAGCAGCCAAACAGCGAAAGCCTAGCCGCCGACACCATCATCGCACAAAAACGCATGGGCAATCTGCCTGTGTATGCCGTGCCGTTTTTTCCAGAAGGCACAGTTTTGGTAACGACTTTTGACAACCTGTCAATCTATGTGCAAGAAGGGGCACGCCGTCGAACCATCGTAGATAACGCCAAACGAGATCAGATTGAAAACTACGAAAGCTCAAATGAAGGCTACTTTATTGAAGATTTGGGGTTGGCTGCTATGGCAGAAAACATTGAAATTGTCAAAGAGTAA
- a CDS encoding GPO family capsid scaffolding protein gives MKWFRIAVSGQTTDGREIQREWIEQMAASYDPSVYGARINVEHMRGFMPDGDFGAYGDVLALKAETITVNGEDKLALFAQIKPNDKLKVLNAKNQKIYTSVEIDTNFAKTGKAYLVGLAITDSPASLGTEMLTFCANAKQNPLADRKQSEGNLFTATVLTDFDFSEPKSLADSIVERIAQFFTDKDSQDNPDEQGDLEGQEEMVDEVEIVDLTKCLDELCQQFKEQLDAKSDEIRELKQQVQTLSTQIDSIVITPSRPPAVGTTNAHIDC, from the coding sequence ATGAAATGGTTTCGCATTGCCGTATCTGGGCAAACGACCGACGGACGAGAAATCCAGCGAGAATGGATCGAACAAATGGCGGCAAGCTACGATCCTAGCGTCTATGGCGCACGCATCAATGTTGAGCATATGCGTGGCTTTATGCCAGATGGCGACTTTGGCGCTTATGGCGATGTGCTGGCGCTCAAAGCCGAGACTATCACGGTCAATGGCGAAGATAAGCTTGCGCTATTTGCCCAAATCAAGCCAAATGACAAACTCAAAGTCTTAAACGCCAAAAACCAAAAAATCTACACATCGGTGGAGATTGACACCAACTTTGCCAAAACTGGCAAGGCGTATCTGGTGGGCTTGGCGATCACAGACAGCCCAGCAAGCCTAGGCACTGAAATGCTGACCTTTTGTGCTAATGCTAAGCAAAATCCCCTTGCTGACCGCAAACAGTCAGAGGGTAATCTGTTCACGGCGACGGTATTGACGGACTTTGATTTTAGTGAGCCTAAGTCATTGGCTGATAGTATCGTAGAGCGTATCGCTCAGTTTTTCACCGACAAAGACAGCCAAGACAACCCAGACGAGCAAGGCGACTTGGAAGGTCAAGAAGAGATGGTAGATGAAGTTGAAATCGTTGATCTGACCAAGTGCCTTGACGAATTGTGTCAGCAATTCAAAGAACAGCTGGACGCCAAGTCTGACGAGATCCGCGAGCTAAAACAACAAGTGCAGACGCTAAGCACCCAGATTGACAGTATTGTCATCACCCCAAGCCGCCCGCCAGCGGTAGGCACCACCAACGCCCATATCGACTGCTAA
- a CDS encoding terminase large subunit domain-containing protein, giving the protein MSNLTDIANLELVFDNRLKAKFLCWLGWRNADIAEALGENENTIASWKARDKWDKVMGDNRVEQALQVRLMTLVMKEKKNSGDYKELSELFKNYKDFVRLERYRDGGNEADLNPKVSERGKAKKRKANTFDDEAAEKLVLAFEESLFDYQRTWYQAGDERTRVILKSRQIGATWYFAREALVDAVTTGRNQIFLSASKAQAHIFKEYIKQFAHSACGVELSGDPIVLSNGASLNFLGTNARTAQGHHGNFYFDEFFWVYGFDELNKVASGMAMHKKWRKTYFSTPSTMAHEAYTFWTGSRFNKGKPKDKHLHIDVSHDALKDGKRCDDKLWRQVVTIMDAQAGGCDLFDIDELRFEYSATDFANLLMCEFVDDGESIFPLNLLQPCMVDSWEVWREDFRPLHARPFGNKPVWVGYDPAETGDSAGLVVVAPPAVANGKFRVLERQQFKGMDFAAQANIIKGITQRYTVQYIGIDQTGMGTGVAQLVRSFFPAVTTFSYSPEVKTQLVLKTWDVIKNGRLEFDAGHTDIAHSLMSIKKTLTASQRQMTFVASRNDDIGHADLAWALMHALYNEPLEGKTEQTTSFMEFS; this is encoded by the coding sequence ATGAGTAATTTGACCGACATTGCCAATCTTGAACTTGTTTTTGACAACCGCCTAAAAGCCAAATTTTTATGTTGGCTTGGTTGGCGTAATGCCGACATCGCAGAAGCTCTGGGCGAAAACGAAAACACCATTGCCAGCTGGAAGGCTCGTGATAAGTGGGATAAAGTGATGGGCGATAACAGGGTTGAGCAAGCCCTACAAGTACGGCTAATGACCCTTGTCATGAAAGAAAAGAAAAACTCTGGCGACTATAAAGAGCTGTCCGAATTGTTCAAAAATTACAAAGATTTTGTGCGACTAGAACGCTACCGAGACGGTGGCAACGAAGCCGATTTAAACCCCAAAGTATCAGAACGGGGCAAAGCCAAAAAACGCAAAGCCAATACTTTTGATGATGAAGCGGCGGAAAAATTGGTGCTTGCCTTTGAAGAGTCGCTGTTTGACTATCAACGCACTTGGTATCAAGCAGGCGATGAGCGAACTCGTGTGATTCTAAAATCTCGACAAATCGGTGCGACTTGGTACTTTGCTCGTGAAGCTCTGGTGGACGCTGTTACCACAGGGCGAAACCAGATTTTCCTATCCGCCAGTAAAGCACAAGCCCATATTTTTAAAGAATACATCAAGCAGTTCGCCCACTCTGCCTGTGGCGTGGAGCTGTCAGGCGACCCGATCGTGCTGTCAAATGGGGCAAGTCTCAACTTCCTTGGCACGAACGCCCGCACTGCACAGGGTCATCATGGCAATTTTTATTTTGATGAATTTTTTTGGGTTTATGGCTTTGACGAGCTAAACAAAGTCGCCTCAGGTATGGCCATGCACAAAAAATGGCGAAAAACCTACTTTTCCACGCCGTCCACCATGGCACACGAAGCCTACACCTTTTGGACTGGCTCACGATTTAACAAAGGCAAACCCAAAGACAAGCACCTGCACATCGATGTCAGCCACGACGCATTAAAGGACGGCAAACGCTGTGATGACAAACTCTGGCGGCAAGTGGTAACGATTATGGACGCACAGGCTGGCGGCTGTGATTTGTTTGATATTGACGAGCTTAGATTTGAATATTCAGCAACAGACTTTGCCAACCTTTTGATGTGCGAATTTGTCGATGACGGCGAGAGTATTTTTCCGCTCAATCTATTACAGCCGTGTATGGTGGACTCTTGGGAAGTGTGGCGTGAAGATTTTCGCCCCTTGCACGCTCGCCCTTTTGGCAATAAACCTGTGTGGGTGGGCTATGACCCTGCAGAGACTGGCGACAGTGCAGGGCTTGTGGTGGTCGCACCGCCTGCCGTGGCAAATGGCAAATTTCGTGTGCTAGAACGCCAGCAGTTTAAGGGTATGGACTTTGCCGCTCAAGCAAACATCATCAAAGGCATTACCCAGCGTTACACCGTGCAGTACATTGGCATCGATCAGACAGGCATGGGAACGGGCGTGGCTCAATTGGTGCGGTCGTTTTTCCCAGCGGTTACGACTTTTAGCTACAGCCCAGAGGTCAAAACCCAACTTGTGTTAAAGACTTGGGATGTGATTAAAAACGGACGGCTAGAATTTGACGCAGGACATACCGACATCGCCCATAGCCTAATGAGCATCAAAAAGACGCTCACCGCAAGCCAACGGCAAATGACCTTTGTCGCCAGTCGCAATGATGACATCGGTCATGCTGATCTAGCTTGGGCGTTAATGCACGCTTTATATAACGAGCCTTTAGAGGGTAAAACCGAACAAACAACGAGTTTTATGGAGTTTTCTTAA
- a CDS encoding DNA-methyltransferase codes for MNIDLHQGDCLDILKQIPDGSVDMVLTDPPYGINYQSSHRYKVKKFDKILNDETPFTQFIAHLPRLLSKDGCGMIFTRWDKQQIFIDELKSLGINPKNIIIWDKVAHGMGDLKRAFGSRYESIIFYCNHGFRFNGKRPTDIVRFNRIGGSLIHPNQKPIELLQYLIEKYTRPNATILDCFMGSGSTGVACVGTGRNFIGIELDDHYFSVAKNRINNQLNEQEIS; via the coding sequence ATGAATATCGACTTACATCAAGGCGACTGCTTGGATATTTTAAAACAAATTCCAGATGGCTCGGTGGATATGGTGCTGACCGATCCACCGTATGGCATCAATTATCAGTCGTCGCACAGATACAAGGTCAAGAAATTTGACAAAATCTTAAATGATGAAACGCCATTTACTCAATTTATCGCACATTTACCACGATTATTAAGCAAAGACGGTTGTGGCATGATTTTCACAAGATGGGATAAACAACAAATATTTATTGACGAGTTAAAATCCCTCGGCATCAATCCCAAAAACATCATCATTTGGGATAAGGTCGCACATGGCATGGGAGACCTAAAAAGAGCCTTTGGCTCAAGATATGAAAGCATTATTTTTTATTGCAATCATGGATTTAGGTTTAATGGCAAACGCCCAACCGATATTGTGCGTTTTAATCGCATAGGGGGGAGTTTAATACACCCAAATCAAAAACCGATTGAATTATTGCAATACTTAATAGAAAAATACACCAGACCAAACGCAACCATTCTAGACTGCTTTATGGGTAGTGGATCAACAGGCGTGGCTTGCGTTGGTACGGGGCGAAACTTTATTGGCATTGAACTGGACGATCATTATTTTTCGGTCGCCAAAAATCGCATTAACAATCAACTTAACGAACAGGAAATATCATGA
- a CDS encoding phage portal protein → MTNQPIAFTFGEPVAMHDREIFDYVECWHNGRWYEPPVNLHGLSKAYKSTPYLSSGIIFKRNFLANLFIPHAKLSRKAFEQIALDFIWCGNAYLEELTGVRGQVVGYRPTLAKYTRAGKDGRFFMLHSDDLGYQEHEFTSRICHIKECDINQEIYGQPEYYAALQSAWLNESATLFRRKYYNNGSHAGFILYVNDPANDPNDIDALRQALKDSKGPGNFRNLFFYSPNGKKDGIQIIPVSEIAAKDDFGTIKNISRDDVLSALRIPPQLLGIVPTNAGGFGSIRDASEMFWRNEILPLQARLEIINEWAGDEIVRFRDYKVSGNEE, encoded by the coding sequence ATGACAAACCAACCCATCGCCTTTACCTTTGGCGAGCCTGTCGCCATGCACGACCGAGAAATTTTTGACTATGTAGAATGCTGGCACAACGGTCGCTGGTACGAACCGCCTGTGAATTTACACGGCTTATCCAAAGCCTACAAATCCACGCCGTATTTATCCAGCGGTATTATTTTTAAACGCAATTTTTTGGCAAATTTATTCATACCACACGCCAAATTAAGTCGCAAAGCCTTTGAACAAATCGCCCTAGACTTTATCTGGTGTGGTAATGCCTACCTTGAAGAGCTGACTGGTGTGCGTGGGCAGGTGGTAGGTTATCGCCCCACTCTTGCCAAATACACCAGAGCTGGCAAAGATGGGCGATTCTTTATGCTACATAGTGATGATTTGGGTTATCAAGAGCATGAATTTACTAGCCGAATCTGTCATATCAAAGAATGCGACATCAACCAAGAAATCTATGGTCAGCCTGAGTATTACGCTGCCCTACAGTCAGCATGGCTCAACGAATCAGCGACACTATTTCGCCGCAAATACTACAATAACGGCTCGCACGCAGGCTTTATCTTGTATGTCAATGACCCTGCCAACGACCCCAATGACATTGACGCACTCCGCCAAGCATTAAAAGACAGCAAAGGACCGGGCAATTTCCGCAATTTGTTTTTTTATAGTCCGAATGGCAAAAAGGACGGCATTCAAATTATCCCAGTGTCAGAAATCGCCGCCAAAGATGACTTCGGCACAATCAAGAACATCAGCCGTGACGATGTGCTGTCAGCGTTACGCATCCCACCGCAACTACTGGGTATCGTACCAACCAACGCCGGCGGTTTTGGATCAATCCGCGATGCATCTGAGATGTTTTGGCGAAATGAAATTCTGCCACTACAAGCTCGACTAGAAATCATCAATGAATGGGCTGGGGATGAGATTGTGAGGTTTAGGGATTATAAGGTGTCTGGCAACGAAGAATAA
- a CDS encoding TatD family hydrolase translates to MYTDSHAHLTYLEPYQHNPSALLDNLKAMQVSRVMAICCNFDEIHDIERWVGLSDEKIDIGMSIGVHPCQDKEMLRSVRIDDFISLNHDKVWAFGETGLDYHWDSDKKVEQKHSFATHIHASQSLKKPIIVHTRAAYHDTLDVLKAEKCEYGIIHCFTEDYHFAKTVLDLGMYISFSGIVSFNKSQDLREVAAKLPLDRILIETDSPYLAPTPKRGRDNEPSYVPYVAQALAKVYGKSSEEIGLITSANFDNLLNQYQ, encoded by the coding sequence ATGTATACTGACAGCCACGCCCATTTGACTTATTTAGAACCTTATCAACACAACCCATCTGCTTTACTAGATAATCTAAAAGCCATGCAAGTCAGCCGTGTTATGGCGATTTGTTGCAATTTTGATGAAATACACGACATTGAACGCTGGGTGGGATTGTCTGATGAAAAAATTGATATTGGCATGAGTATTGGTGTTCACCCTTGCCAAGATAAAGAGATGCTAAGGTCGGTTCGGATTGATGATTTTATCAGCTTGAATCATGATAAGGTTTGGGCGTTTGGTGAAACAGGGCTTGATTATCATTGGGATAGCGATAAAAAAGTGGAGCAAAAGCACAGCTTTGCTACGCACATTCATGCCAGTCAATCTCTCAAAAAACCCATCATTGTCCATACTCGAGCCGCCTATCACGATACCTTAGATGTATTAAAGGCGGAGAAGTGCGAGTATGGTATTATTCATTGTTTTACTGAAGATTATCATTTTGCTAAAACCGTCCTTGATTTAGGCATGTATATTTCCTTTTCTGGTATTGTGAGTTTTAATAAATCCCAAGACTTAAGAGAAGTGGCAGCCAAATTACCACTTGATCGTATTTTGATAGAGACAGACAGCCCCTATCTTGCCCCCACACCCAAGCGTGGACGAGACAACGAGCCAAGCTATGTGCCTTATGTAGCACAAGCATTGGCAAAAGTTTATGGCAAAAGTAGCGAAGAGATAGGTCTGATTACTAGTGCTAATTTTGACAATTTGCTCAATCAATATCAATAA
- a CDS encoding MliC family protein, translated as MKKIASLVAASAVILVGCATNSNTASNNMTAKAQPAIQHFSCENGLSVAVKHLGNDQIELTTNDNKKAILSQARSASGELYTAHTGLWGYGGQWHQKGSQAYFEYVGVHGGAAKNTSCTTR; from the coding sequence ATGAAAAAAATCGCTTCTTTAGTTGCTGCAAGTGCTGTAATCTTAGTAGGTTGTGCAACCAACTCTAACACCGCAAGCAATAATATGACCGCTAAGGCACAACCAGCCATTCAGCATTTTAGCTGTGAAAATGGTTTGAGCGTTGCAGTAAAGCACTTGGGTAATGATCAAATCGAGCTTACTACTAACGACAATAAAAAAGCCATCTTAAGCCAAGCAAGATCGGCATCTGGTGAGCTATATACTGCTCATACAGGCCTATGGGGCTATGGTGGTCAATGGCATCAAAAAGGTAGCCAAGCTTACTTTGAGTATGTAGGTGTGCATGGTGGTGCTGCCAAGAACACCAGCTGTACTACTCGTTAA
- the ahcY gene encoding adenosylhomocysteinase — translation MSAFTDYKVADITLAEFGRKEIRLAETEMPALMGIRKRYADEKPLQGAKIVGCIHMTIQTAVLIETLVALGAEVRWTSCNIFSTQDHAAAAIAAAGIPVFAWKGETEEEYLWCLEQQIHKDGKLWNANLILDDGGDLTALIHEKYPQMLEHIHGISEETTTGVHRLIEMLGNGKLKVPAINVNDAITKSKNDNKYGCRHSLNDAIKRATDMLLSGRRALVVGYGDVGKGSAQSLRQEGMIVRISEVDPICAMQACMDGYEVVSPFINGDQSCGVNTALLSDTDLVVTTTGNYNVCNSEMLKALKSTAVVCNIGHFDTEIDTDFMRKNWRWEEIKPQVHQVYRSDDDSDYLILLSEGRLVNLGNATGHPSRIMDGSFANQVLAQIHLYKEKFANLPTEEKSSKVYVKVLPKKLDEEVAAAMVAGFNGVITKLTQEQADYLGVSVEGPFKSDEYKY, via the coding sequence ATGTCTGCATTTACTGACTACAAAGTTGCTGATATTACTTTAGCTGAGTTTGGTCGCAAAGAAATCCGCCTTGCTGAGACCGAAATGCCTGCCCTAATGGGCATTCGCAAACGCTACGCTGACGAAAAACCGCTACAAGGTGCAAAAATCGTCGGATGTATCCACATGACCATTCAAACAGCTGTTTTGATTGAGACTTTGGTGGCACTTGGAGCAGAAGTTCGCTGGACTTCATGTAATATTTTTAGCACCCAAGATCATGCCGCCGCTGCCATTGCTGCAGCTGGTATTCCTGTTTTTGCATGGAAAGGCGAAACCGAAGAAGAATACCTATGGTGCTTGGAACAACAGATTCACAAGGATGGCAAACTTTGGAATGCCAATCTTATCTTAGATGATGGTGGCGATTTGACCGCACTCATTCACGAAAAATATCCACAAATGCTAGAGCATATTCATGGCATCAGCGAAGAAACCACAACGGGCGTACACCGCTTAATTGAGATGCTAGGTAATGGCAAGCTAAAAGTCCCTGCCATCAATGTCAATGATGCCATCACCAAATCCAAGAACGACAATAAATACGGCTGCCGTCATTCACTCAATGACGCCATCAAGCGTGCCACCGATATGCTACTATCAGGTCGCCGTGCTTTGGTTGTTGGCTATGGCGATGTAGGCAAAGGCTCTGCTCAGTCTTTGCGTCAAGAAGGCATGATTGTGCGTATCTCTGAAGTTGACCCAATTTGTGCGATGCAAGCATGTATGGACGGCTATGAAGTGGTATCGCCTTTCATCAATGGCGACCAATCTTGTGGTGTCAACACCGCCCTGTTGTCAGATACCGACCTTGTTGTTACCACCACAGGTAACTACAATGTCTGCAACAGTGAAATGTTAAAGGCATTAAAATCCACTGCAGTGGTATGCAATATTGGGCATTTTGACACAGAGATTGATACCGACTTTATGCGTAAAAACTGGCGTTGGGAAGAGATTAAGCCTCAAGTTCATCAAGTCTATCGCTCAGATGATGACAGCGATTATTTAATCTTGCTAAGCGAAGGGCGTCTTGTCAATCTAGGCAATGCCACAGGGCACCCCTCACGCATTATGGACGGCTCATTTGCCAATCAGGTACTGGCTCAAATTCATCTATACAAAGAAAAATTTGCCAATCTACCCACTGAAGAAAAATCCAGCAAAGTCTATGTCAAGGTTCTGCCCAAAAAATTAGACGAAGAAGTCGCTGCTGCTATGGTTGCTGGCTTTAATGGTGTCATTACCAAGCTGACCCAAGAGCAGGCAGATTATTTGGGCGTAAGCGTTGAAGGTCCATTTAAATCTGACGAGTATAAGTACTAA